In one Pseudarthrobacter sp. NBSH8 genomic region, the following are encoded:
- a CDS encoding pyruvate, water dikinase regulatory protein, whose product MTNHEIRPVYFLSDSTGITAETLGNTLLTQFPANNFDRITVPFITTVEQARTVVGTIDKLVATGPRPIVFSTAVSSDIRQAIAKCQGIIVDLIGMHVGQLEEALGSQASHEPGRAHGLGNAERYQSRMAAVEYAMEHDDGQSLRALEKAQVILVAPSRCGKTPTTMYLALQHGIFAANFPLVDEDFQREGLPKPLRPFVEKCFGLSSNPLRLSQIRTERRRGSPYASLRQCGFELRSAEQLYVSHRIPYLNSATVSVEEMAATILQRMNLKH is encoded by the coding sequence ATGACCAATCACGAGATTCGGCCTGTCTACTTCCTTTCGGACAGCACCGGCATCACCGCGGAAACGCTCGGCAACACCTTGTTGACCCAGTTCCCCGCCAATAACTTTGACCGCATCACGGTCCCGTTCATTACCACCGTCGAACAGGCCAGGACGGTGGTGGGCACCATCGACAAGCTGGTCGCCACCGGTCCGCGGCCCATCGTTTTTTCCACGGCCGTCAGCAGCGACATCAGGCAGGCCATTGCAAAGTGCCAGGGGATCATCGTGGATCTTATCGGGATGCATGTGGGACAGCTGGAGGAGGCCCTCGGGTCCCAGGCCAGTCATGAACCCGGCAGGGCCCACGGACTGGGCAACGCGGAGCGGTATCAGTCCCGGATGGCCGCCGTCGAGTACGCCATGGAACACGACGACGGCCAGAGCCTGCGGGCGCTGGAGAAGGCGCAAGTCATCCTGGTGGCCCCGTCCCGCTGCGGCAAAACGCCCACCACCATGTACCTGGCGCTCCAACACGGCATCTTCGCCGCGAACTTCCCCCTGGTGGACGAGGATTTTCAGCGGGAAGGGCTGCCCAAGCCGCTGCGGCCATTTGTTGAGAAGTGTTTCGGGCTTTCCTCAAACCCCCTTCGGCTGAGCCAGATCCGCACCGAACGGCGCCGCGGCTCACCCTACGCGTCGCTGCGGCAGTGCGGCTTCGAGCTGCGCAGCGCCGAGCAGTTATACGTTTCCCACCGGATCCCGTACCTGAATTCGGCGACGGTCTCCGTGGAGGAAATGGCCGCCACCATCCTGCAGCGCATGAACCTCAAGCATTAG
- a CDS encoding GAF and ANTAR domain-containing protein, whose translation MTNSPEHELLLELQDLIIGTGSVADFLGGLSIIAASALSRSAGATVECGVTLKLARRTATVGGSTERAIHLDRIEQAVGEGPCLAALKAATPVLLADVSTDTRWPTYQKRLMEEGIHSALGVPLELGQNAAAVLNFFAPATGVFTEDTITEAASFAAVAGSAVRLAVRVGTAESAADDLSAAMVSRTAINLASGIIMAQNRCSQSEAMSILMNVSSHRNQKLRDVADEIVRKVSGEEATTFFDM comes from the coding sequence ATGACCAATTCGCCCGAACACGAACTGCTCCTTGAGCTGCAGGACCTGATCATCGGCACGGGATCGGTGGCCGATTTCCTGGGCGGGCTGTCCATCATCGCCGCATCCGCACTGAGCCGCAGCGCCGGCGCCACGGTGGAATGTGGGGTCACCCTCAAGCTCGCCAGGCGGACGGCAACGGTAGGCGGAAGCACCGAGCGGGCCATCCACCTGGACCGCATCGAACAGGCCGTGGGCGAAGGGCCGTGCCTCGCAGCGTTGAAGGCGGCCACCCCTGTCCTGCTGGCCGATGTCAGCACTGACACGCGCTGGCCCACCTACCAGAAACGCCTGATGGAGGAGGGCATCCACAGCGCCCTGGGTGTCCCCCTTGAACTGGGTCAAAACGCCGCCGCAGTCCTGAACTTCTTCGCGCCGGCCACCGGCGTGTTCACAGAGGACACCATCACCGAGGCAGCCAGCTTCGCCGCCGTCGCCGGCAGCGCCGTCCGCCTGGCCGTCAGGGTGGGAACCGCCGAAAGCGCCGCGGATGACCTCAGCGCGGCGATGGTGAGCCGCACCGCCATCAACCTTGCCAGCGGAATCATCATGGCCCAGAACCGCTGCAGCCAGTCCGAGGCCATGTCCATCCTGATGAACGTCTCCAGCCACCGGAACCAGAAGCTCCGGGACGTGGCCGACGAGATCGTCCGGAAGGTCTCGGGCGAGGAAGCCACCACCTTCTTCGACATGTAG